The Myxococcota bacterium genome includes the window AAGGGTTGCCGGAGTGCAGCTCGAGGAAGCGCTCGAGAGTGAGTCCGCCGATCGAGCGGTAGCCGTCGGCGAGCGCCGGATCGCGTTCGCGGTGCGGCCGGCGGAGCCAGCCGATCGCCGCGGCCAGCACGGCGTTGTACCAGAGGCGGCGCGGCTCCCACCAGCGCGGACCGGCCGGCGCGTAGCCTCCGGCCCGGGACAGCATGCCTTCTCCAGCCCCCATGCCTGACTCGATCGGCAGGAGGCGTGAGTCTCAGAAGCGGTCCCAGTGAATGACTTCTTCGACCGGCTTGCGCGCGACGGGCCCGAACCGGCCCTCGGGCCAGCCGAGCGGAATCGTGACCTGGATGCGGTGAGAGGCCGGCAGGCCGATGATCTCGCGCAGCTGCGGCTCGCACATCATGTGGAACGTGGTGAAGACGGTGCCGAGACCCATGGCGCGCGCGGCCACGATCAGGTTCTGCGCCGCCGGATACAGCGCCGCGGGCACGAACTCGTCGTAGGGGTTCCCGGGCGGGTAGATCGAGGCGCCACAGACGAAGATGACCACGGGCGCCGCGTCGAAATGACTCGCGAGGTATTGCGCGCCGCGCATCATGCGCAGGCGCGCGACGGGCACTCCGCCCGAGTCCGGAATGGGCACCAGGCGCGGCAGCACCTGCGCCCGCACCACGTCGCCGATGCGCTTGCGCTGGGCCGGGTCGCGCACGACCACGAAGTCCCAGCCCTGGGAGTTACCGGGGCTCGAGGCGCAGGTGGCCGCGTGAATCACGCGTTTCAAGAGCTCTTCGGGCACGGGGTCGGGCTTCAGCCGGCGCATGGCGCGCGTGGTCGTGAGTGCTTCGAGGGCGTCCATGGCCGCGAGGCTACCACGGGCTCGCGCCGTTCGCGTTCGATCCGGCGACGAGCGCGCGCTCACTCGCCCAGGCGCTGGGCCAGGGCGCCCAGTAGCTCGACCGCGTCGACACCCGGGCCGAGCACGCCGAGCATCGGATCGCCGGTCCTTGCCAGCTGCGCAGGCGCGGTCTTGATCGTGAACTTCGTGGGGTCCAGGCGCGCGGTCACTCGCTTCCACTCGAGCGGCATCGACACGGGCGCGTGCAGACGCGGGCGTACGGAGAAGATCGACGCGATCAGCTTGCCGCGGCCGTTCTGGAGGTAGTCGACGTATACGCGGTCGCCGCGCGCGGCCACGGGCCGCGTGATGGTCGCGATCTTCGGCAGGTCGGCCACGACCGCGCGCGCGAGCACCTCGGCCAGGCGGCGCGTGTCGTCGTGGTCGAGCGCGGCCGCCAGCGGCAGGAGCACGTGCAAGCCGTCCTGGCCGGAGGTCTTCACGAAGTGCGCGGCGCCGAGCTCATCGAGCATGTCGTGAATGTGTCTCGCGATCTGGACCACGTGCGCGAAGGGGGCTTGCTTGGGGTCGAGGTCGAGCACGAGCCAGTCGGGCCGGTCGAGTGATTGGATGCGCGAGTGCCAGACGTGCAAGGGAATCGCGCCCGAGTTGACCACGTACAAGAGCGTGCGCAGCTCGTTGCAGATGAAATAGTCGGTGCCTTCGATCTCCTGGCGCGTGACCCAGTCGGGCGTGAAGTCGGGCGCGTTCTTCTGGTAGAACGACTTGCCCTCGATGCCATCGGGGTAGCGGGTCAGGACGAGCGGCCGGTCCTTCAGGTAGGGCGCGAGCCAGGGCCAGACCACCTCGTAGTAGGCCAGCAGGTCACCTTTGGTGTAGCCCTCGGCGGGCCAGAACACCTTCTCGAGCCGGGTGAGTCGCGGCTGGCCGTCGTCCTGCTGGCGCTTCTTTGGCACCGGCTCGGGGGCCGGCGGCGGTTCGGGCACGCCCGCGACCTCCACGGGCGCGACGCACTCGTCGAGCGACGCGCCTGCGACGAGCCCTACGAACACGGGGTGGCGCAGCATGCCCTGGGAGGTGACCTCGGTGTAGCGCACCGCGCACACGAGCTCGGGCTTGGAGAACACCACGCCGCGCAAGGGTACCTCGCCCTTGAACTGCGGCTCGGCGACGCGCGCCGCGTCGAGTGACTCGCGCAGCTCTGCCACCCGGCGGTCGTCGAGCCCCGAGCCCGCGCTGCCCGCGTAGACCCACTCGCCCTTCAGGCGCCACGCGAGCAGCACGGACCCCAGCGCCTCGCGCGAGCCCTTGCCCTTCGAGTAACCCACGATCGCGAGCCTGGCCGTGCGGGGCAGCTTGATCTTCAGCCAGTTTTTCGAGCGGCGGCCGCTCTCGTAGCGCGAGTCGGCGCGTTTGGCGACGATGCCCTCGAGCTCCGCCTCGCGCGCCGCTTCGAGCAGTGCCTCGCCCGCGCCCGCCACGTGGTCCGAGAAGCGCACGAAGCCGAGCCGCGGCACGAAGTGAGACAGGATCTCCTTGCGCGCCGCGAGCGGCACGGCGCGCAGGTCGTGGCCCATGGCCGACAGAGCATCGAACGCGTAGTAGCAGAGCGGTATCTCGATCTCGCCGCGCGGGCTCGGCTCGTTCCGGAAGCGCGGCTGGAGTCTCTCGAACGAGGCGCGTCCGCGCTCGTCCAGCGCCACCACCTCGCCGTCGATCGCGCACTCGGCGACCGGCAGGTGGCGCACGGCGCGTGCGATCTCCGGGTAGGCCAGGGTCACGTCGCGCCCGCTGCGCGCCACGAGCCGGGGCGTACCGTCGCGCTGCTTGACCGCGATCACGCGCGCGCCGTCGTACTTCACCTCGAACAGCCAGCCATCCCGGGTGAACGCGTCTTCGGCGCTCTCGGCGAGCATCGGCTCGAGCGCAGCGTCGGGCAGCGCGCGCAGCGGCGCGCCCGCCGCCCGGGCGAGTGACTCGACCTCCTCGCTGCGGCTCACGCCTGCGCCGAGCTCCGCCACGGTGAGCCCCGAGAGCACCGACCCGGGCTCGTTCTCCACCACCTCGCCCTTGGGCGGCTCGCCCCGGCGCTTGGCCAGCCACAGCCAGCTCTTGCCGCCCTCGCCCTTCATGCGCACCAGAGTGAAGCGCCCGCGCAGCTTGTGACCCGCGAGCAAGAGGTCGAGCTTTCCGGCGGCGAGCCCCTCCGAGGGGGAGTGACCCTCGACCGTGTGGTAGCTCCCGCGGTCCCACACGATCATCGCCCCTGCGCCGTAGTTGCCCTTGGGAATGACTCCCTCGAAGTCGGCGTACTCGAGCGGGTGATCCTCGGTCTGTGCGGCGAAGCGCTTCTCCTTCGGGTCCAGCGTGGGCCCCTTCGGGATCGCGAAGCTCACGAGCGCGCCGTCGATCTCGACCCGGAAGTCCCAGTGCATGGAGCGCGCCGCATGCTGCTGCACCACGAAGATGCGCGCGGCGCCCGGCGCGATCGGACGCGCGTCGGCATCCAGGCCGAACGGCTCGGGCGTCGCGTTCGGATCGCGCTTCTCGCGGTAGCGCCGCAGGTCCGCCATGCACGGCCATAGTAACCGACGCGCCGCGGTTCCCCGAAATCGCGCGCGGCGGGTAGACTGCGCACTCGGAGGGGACAACCCGGTGACTCGTCTCTGGATTCTCGCACCGCTCTGCGCGTGCTGGCTCGCCGCTTCCGTGGCTCGCGGCGACGGAGGCCCGTCGAGCGAGGACATGAACAAGTCCAACAACCCACTCACTCCGTCGTTGGGGCTGAACTTCCAGGACCAGTACGTCCACTCCTATTACCGGCTCGATCCCGACACCGACGGCAACAGCGGCCTCTACCGCGCGACCGTGCCGTTCAGGCTCTTCGGCCTGCCACAGCTCGCGCGGCTCACGGTGCCGGTCGTGACTTCGCCCGACGAGCCGAACCCGCCCGGATCCACCACGGGCTTCGGCGACATCAACCTGTTGGACATCTTCCTGTTCAGGGCGGGGCCGCTCGAGCTGGGCGTGGGCCCGCAAGTCACCTTCCCGACCGCACAGGACCCGCGTCTGGGCACGGGAAAGTGGCAGGCGGGCGCCGCGGCGACCGTGGTCTCGGCGCATTCGTGGGGCCTGCTCGGGGCGCTCGTCACCTATCAGCGCTCCTTCGCGGGCCACGACGGCACGCGCGACCGGCAGAGCGCGATCCAGACCCAGCCGTTCGTGATCGTGAACCTGCCCGCCGCGTTCTACCTGCGCAGCACGGCGACCATGAACTTCGACCTGATCGGGAGTGACTACTTCATCCCGATCGGACTCGGGCTGGGCAAGGTGTGGAAGCTCTCGAACGGCACCAAGATCAACCTGTTCGCGGAGCCCCAGTACACCTTCTGGCACGACGGCCTCGCGCCGCAATGGCAGGTGTTCATGGGCCTCAACTTCCAGCTGCCACTCACTGTGAAGACGGAGAACTAGAAATGCGCGTATGTCTCACTCTGCTTCTCGCCGCCATGCTCGGCTGTGCGGGCACGAAGCCCGCCGAGAAAGCGGCGCCCGAAGCAGCCAAGACCTCGCCCGCCGCCGACTATCACTTCGCGAACGGCTATCCGACGCCCGAGACGGTGCAGAAGGCGTACGACGACGCGGACCTGATTCGCGCCATCCAGGCGTACCGCTTCTTCTATCCCACGGTGTCCGGCGCGGCGATCATCCGGGGCAACAAGGACATCGGGGTGATGCCGAACCGCGTGTTCGGCACGCTCGACGGCAAGCCGATGCACATCGGCTTCACTTACAACTCCGACACGCCCTACGGCCCGATACCGCTGGACCTGTCCAGTGGCCCGTTCGTGATCGAGCTGCCTGCGGGGCCGCTGATCGTCGTGGCGATCGACGTGAACCAGCGTTGGGTGGCCGACATGGGAATGCCCGGCCCCGATGCCGGCAAGGGCGGGAAGCACCTGTTGCTGCCGCCTGGCTACAAGGGCAAGGTCCCGAGCGGCTACTTCGTGTGGAAGTCCACCACCAACAACCTGATCGTCGGCGTGCGGTCACTCCCCGTGGGCGGAGACCTGACCGCCGCCATCGAACGCATCAAGACGGTGAAGGTCCACCCACTGACTCCGGTCAAGGGCTGGAAGCCGCCGACCTGGATCGATCTCACTCCCAAGCCGCAAGACACCACACCGCTGGCCTGGGAGGACAACTTCCGGTACTGGCAGGTGCTGCGCGAGGTGATCGAGAGCGAGCCGGCGTTCGACGAGTTCCGGCCCTATTACGGCGAGCTCGCGGTGCTCGGGATCGCCAAGGGCAAGCCCTTCACGCCGGACACGCGCATGAAGGGGATCCTCGATCTGGCAGCCAAGATCGGAAACGCCCAGATGCGCGTGCAGTCGTTCGCCGACCGCCGGCCCGAGCGCATGGTCTGGAACGACCGCAAGTGGGAGTGGGTCGGGCTGCAGCCCAAGAGCGGCGACTTCGAGGCGGAGTCGTATCTCGACGTCGACGCGCGCGAGGTCTGGTTCTACCAGGCGATCGGCGCCTCGCCGGCCATGTTCCGCCGCGGCGCGGGCTCCGGCTCGGTCTACTGGCTCGGGCTGCGCGACGCCAAGGGTCAGTATCTCGACGGCGCGAAGAGCTACAAGCTGACCGTGCCGCTGCCGGTCCCGGCAAAGCTGTTCTGGTCGGTCACCGTGTACGACACCGACACCCGCAGCCAGGTGGCGACCGACCAGGGCAAGGCCGCGCTGCGCTCGCTGTTCGAGCTCAAGGACCTGAAGGGCGGCGCCGCCGAGCTCTACTTCGGACCCAGCGCTCCCGCGGGTCACGAGGGTCAGTGGATCAAGACTCTCCCCAACAAGGGCTGGTTCGCGTATT containing:
- a CDS encoding nitroreductase family protein; protein product: MDALEALTTTRAMRRLKPDPVPEELLKRVIHAATCASSPGNSQGWDFVVVRDPAQRKRIGDVVRAQVLPRLVPIPDSGGVPVARLRMMRGAQYLASHFDAAPVVIFVCGASIYPPGNPYDEFVPAALYPAAQNLIVAARAMGLGTVFTTFHMMCEPQLREIIGLPASHRIQVTIPLGWPEGRFGPVARKPVEEVIHWDRF
- a CDS encoding DUF1254 domain-containing protein → MRVCLTLLLAAMLGCAGTKPAEKAAPEAAKTSPAADYHFANGYPTPETVQKAYDDADLIRAIQAYRFFYPTVSGAAIIRGNKDIGVMPNRVFGTLDGKPMHIGFTYNSDTPYGPIPLDLSSGPFVIELPAGPLIVVAIDVNQRWVADMGMPGPDAGKGGKHLLLPPGYKGKVPSGYFVWKSTTNNLIVGVRSLPVGGDLTAAIERIKTVKVHPLTPVKGWKPPTWIDLTPKPQDTTPLAWEDNFRYWQVLREVIESEPAFDEFRPYYGELAVLGIAKGKPFTPDTRMKGILDLAAKIGNAQMRVQSFADRRPERMVWNDRKWEWVGLQPKSGDFEAESYLDVDAREVWFYQAIGASPAMFRRGAGSGSVYWLGLRDAKGQYLDGAKSYKLTVPLPVPAKLFWSVTVYDTDTRSQVATDQGKAALRSLFELKDLKGGAAELYFGPSAPAGHEGQWIKTLPNKGWFAYFRVYGPEQAAFDGGWKPGDFEVVP
- the ligD gene encoding DNA ligase D; its protein translation is MADLRRYREKRDPNATPEPFGLDADARPIAPGAARIFVVQQHAARSMHWDFRVEIDGALVSFAIPKGPTLDPKEKRFAAQTEDHPLEYADFEGVIPKGNYGAGAMIVWDRGSYHTVEGHSPSEGLAAGKLDLLLAGHKLRGRFTLVRMKGEGGKSWLWLAKRRGEPPKGEVVENEPGSVLSGLTVAELGAGVSRSEEVESLARAAGAPLRALPDAALEPMLAESAEDAFTRDGWLFEVKYDGARVIAVKQRDGTPRLVARSGRDVTLAYPEIARAVRHLPVAECAIDGEVVALDERGRASFERLQPRFRNEPSPRGEIEIPLCYYAFDALSAMGHDLRAVPLAARKEILSHFVPRLGFVRFSDHVAGAGEALLEAAREAELEGIVAKRADSRYESGRRSKNWLKIKLPRTARLAIVGYSKGKGSREALGSVLLAWRLKGEWVYAGSAGSGLDDRRVAELRESLDAARVAEPQFKGEVPLRGVVFSKPELVCAVRYTEVTSQGMLRHPVFVGLVAGASLDECVAPVEVAGVPEPPPAPEPVPKKRQQDDGQPRLTRLEKVFWPAEGYTKGDLLAYYEVVWPWLAPYLKDRPLVLTRYPDGIEGKSFYQKNAPDFTPDWVTRQEIEGTDYFICNELRTLLYVVNSGAIPLHVWHSRIQSLDRPDWLVLDLDPKQAPFAHVVQIARHIHDMLDELGAAHFVKTSGQDGLHVLLPLAAALDHDDTRRLAEVLARAVVADLPKIATITRPVAARGDRVYVDYLQNGRGKLIASIFSVRPRLHAPVSMPLEWKRVTARLDPTKFTIKTAPAQLARTGDPMLGVLGPGVDAVELLGALAQRLGE